Proteins from a single region of Apium graveolens cultivar Ventura chromosome 7, ASM990537v1, whole genome shotgun sequence:
- the LOC141672648 gene encoding CHD3-type chromatin-remodeling factor PICKLE isoform X1, translating into MSSLVERLRVRSDRKPVYSLDDSEDEFDILHGKSKNTQTLEKIERIDAKVDLCQACDGDGDLLSCESCTYAYHARCVLPPLKAPFPSSWRCPECVSPLNYIDKILDCEKRPNAEADSDASKQGPKQVYFKQYLVKWKGLSYLHCTWVLEEDFVKAFKAHPRLRTRINNFQRQMSANNSDDEFVAIRPDWTTVDRIIASRGTDYEKEYLVKWKELSYDECSWEFESDISSFQPEIEKFKKIRSRYGKEAFRKKKIGREAAELKAKQKEFQQYEKSPEFLTGGSLHPYQLEGLNFLRFSYYKQTHVILADEMGLGKTIQSIAFLASLFEENISPHIVVAPLSTLRNWEREFATWAPQMNVVMYVGSSQARQVIREYEFYFPKKLKKSKKKKLNQTSAESKQARIKFDVLLTSYEMINLDSASLKPIKWECMIVDEGHRLKNKDSKLFLSLKQYSTRHRSLLTGTPLQNNLDELFMLMHFLDAGKFGSLEEFQEEFKDINQEEQISRLHKMLAPHLLRRVKKDVMKELPPKRELILRVDLSSKQKEYYKAILTRNYQLLTRRGGAQISLNNVVMELRKLCCHAFMLEGVEPQDTTEFNKQLFECSGKLHLLDKMMVKLKEQGHRVLIYTQFQHMLDLLEDYCNSKKWLYERIDGTVAGAERQIRIDRFNAKTSSRFCFLLSTRAGGLGINLATADTVIIYDSDWNPHADLQAMARAHRLGQTNKVMIFRLITRGTIEERMMQMTKKKMVLEHLVVGKLKTQNINQEELDDIIRYGSKELFADENDEHGKSRQIHYDDAAIDRLLDRDQVVDEEATLDEEEEDGFLKAFKVANFEYIDDTEAKSKEEAQIPETDNKATAISSERANYWEELLKDRFEEHKVEEFNAMGKGKRSRKQMVSVDDDDLAGLEDVSSDGEDDTYEVEPADDGTDGEVIVEAEAAPVRKPYKKKARVDSVPRPLMEGEGRSFRVLGFSPNQRTAFVQILMRFGVGEFDWAEFTPRLKQKTFEEIDAYGKLFLAHIAEDITESPTFSDGVPKEGLRIQDVLVRIAVLLLIRDKIKKSAQVPSTPLFSDDIMHWLPGLRSGRLWKEDHDLLLLRAVLKHGYGRWQAIVDDKEWRVQELICQELNLPFINLPNAGSQPHVSGVGGSLEQAAGAGGSQAQGGNVSSAETPHNMKTAVGGNGSGPEVTQGTPDGTNGSQTFQDPSVLSHFREMQRRQVEFIKKRVLLLEKALNLEYHKVVSADEKLSEIPAEHLETESKVADIADPNVKENKSESSDCLPKLNVIKKGEIEEKSSKVEDKEV; encoded by the exons ATGAGTAGTTTAGTTGAGAGGCTCCGTGTTAGATCGGATCGAAAACCTGTTTACAGCTTGGATGACTCTGAAGATGAGTTTGACATACTTCATGGGAAGTCGAAGAATACACAAACACTTGAAAAGATTGAAAGAATTGATGCG AAAGTTGATCTATGCCAAGCTTGTGATGGAGACGGAGACCTTTTGTCCTGTGAAAGTTGTACATATGCGTACCATGCTAGATGTGTGCTTCCTCCACTGAAAGCTCCTTTTCCTAGCTCTTGGAGGTGCCCTGAGTGT GTCAGCCCCTTGAATTATATTGACAAGATATTGGACTGTGAGAAGCGTCCAAATGCTGAAGCTGATAGTGATGCCTCTAAGCAGGGTCCGAAACAAGTATATTTTAAGCAGTATCTTGTGAAGTGGAAAGGATTATCTTACCTTCACTGTACATG GGTACTTGAAGAAGATTTTGTAAAAGCTTTCAAGGCACATCCTCGTTTGAGAACCAGAATTAACAACTTTCAGCGTCAAATGTCAGCAAATAATTCTGATGATGAGTTCGTGGCAATTAGACCGGATTGGACTACTGTTGATCGAATAATTGCTTCCAG AGGCACCGATTATGAGAAGGAATACCTAGTGAAATGGAAGGAACTATCTTATGATGAATGCTCATGGGAGTTTGAGTCAGATATCTCCTCATTCCAGCCAGAAATTGAAAAGTTTAAAAAGATAAGGTCTCGATATGGGAAAGAAGCTTTTAGAAAGAAAAAGATAGGCCGTGAAGCAGCAGAACTGAAAGCAAAGCAGAAAGAGTTTCAACAATATGAAAAGAGTCCTGAATTTCTTACTGGTG GTTCCCTGCACCCGTATCAGCTGGAAGGATTAAATTTTTTACGATTCTCTTACTACAAACAAACTCATGTGATATTAGCAGACGAGATGGGACTTG GGAAAACGATACAAAGTATTGCATTCTTAGCTTCTCTGTTTGAGGAAAATATATCTCCGCATATAGTAGTGGCACCCCTATCTACACTGCGGAACTGGGAACGTGAATTTGCCACATGGGCTCCCCAAATGAATGTT GTAATGTATGTTGGCTCTTCACAAGCTCGTCAAGTTATTCGGGAATATGAGTTTTACTTTCCTAAAAAACTTAAAAAGAGCAAGAAAAAGAAGTTAAATCAAACTTCAGCTGAAAGTAAGCAAGCAAGGATAAAATTTGATGTACTTTTGACATCATACGAAATGATCAACCTAGATAGTGCATCACTGAAACCAATAAAATGGGAGTGCATG ATCGTTGATGAAGGTCACCGTCTTAAGAACAAGGACTCAAAATTGTTTCTTTCATTGAAGCAATACTCTACGAGACATCGTTCTCTTTTGACAGGAACTCCTCTTCAG AACAATTTGGATGAACTTTTTATGCTTATGCATTTCCTTGATGCTGGAAAG TTTGGAAGTCTTGAGGAGTTTCAAGAGGAGTTTAAGGATATCAATCAAGAAGAGCAGATATCAAGGCTTCACAAGATGTTGGCACCTCATTTACTTAGAA GGGTAAAGAAAGATGTTATGAAGGAGCTACCACCTAAGAGGGAGCTCATTCTTCGTGTTGATTTGAGTAGCAAGCAGAAGGAATATTACAAGGCAATTTTGACACGGAACTATCAGCTACTGACTCGTCGGGGTGGAGCCCAG ATATCTTTGAATAACGTGGTAATGGAACTGCGGAAGCTTTGTTGTCATGCATTTATGTTAGAAGGAGTTGAACCGCAGGATACCACTGAATTTAACAA ACAGCTGTTTGAATGCTCTGGGAAATTACATCTTTTGGACAAAATGATGgttaaattaaaagaacaaggACATAGGGTTTTAATTTATACGCAGTTTCAGCATATGCTAGATTTACTTGAAGATTACTGTAACTCAAAG AAATGGCTATACGAAAGAATTGATGGAACTGTTGCTGGGGCTGAGAGGCAAATTCGAATTGATAGGTTTAATGCCAAAACTTCCTCCAGATTTTGTTTTCTGCTATCTACTAGAGCTGGGGGTTTGGGGATAAACCTTGCAACGGCTGATACGGTCATTATATATGACAG TGACTGGAATCCTCATGCTGATCTACAAGCAATGGCTAGAGCTCATAGGCTTGGTCAGACAAACAAG GTAATGATTTTTAGGCTTATTACTAGAGGAACAATTGAAGAAAGGATGATGCAAATGACGAAGAAAAAAATGGTTCTAGAGCATCTAGTTGTTGGCAAGCTCAAGACACAAAATATAAACCAG GAAGAACTGGATGACATAATAAGGTATGGGTCAAAGGAACTGTTTGCTGATGAGAATGATGAGCATGGAAAATCGCGACAAATTCATTATGATGATGCTGCGATTGATAG ATTACTTGATCGTGATCAAGTTGTTGATGAAGAAGCCACTTTGGATGAAGAAGAAGAGGATGGGTTTTTGAAGGCATTTAAG GTTGCAAATTTTGAGTACATAGATGATACAGAAGCTAAATCAAAAGAGGAAGCTCAAATTCCTGAAACAGACAATAAAGCCACTGCAATCAGTTCTGAAAGAGCAAATTACTGGGAGGAGCTGTTGAAAGATAGATTTGAAGAGCACAAAGTTGAAGAGTTTAACGCCATGGGAAAAGGAAAGAGAAGTCGCAAGCAA ATGGTCTCTGTCGATGACGATGACCTTGCTGGACTGGAAGATGTGAGTTCTGATGGCGAAGATGATACCTATGAAGTTGAACCTGCCGATGATGGAACTGATGGTGAggtgatagttgaagctgaagCTGCTCCAGTTAGAAAGCCATACAAGAAGAAAGCGCGGG TTGATAGTGTACCTCGTCCCCTTATGGAAGGAGAAGGAAGATCTTTTAGAGTTCTTGGATTTAGTCCAAATCAAAGGACTGCATTTGTTCAAATTCTAATGAG ATTTGGGGTCGGAGAGTTCGATTGGGCAGAATTTACACCGCGACTGAAACAGAAGACGTTTGAAGAAATTGATGC TTATGGGAAACTTTTCTTAGCGCACATTGCAGAGGATATTACCGAGTCTCCTACGTTTTCTG ACGGTGTTCCAAAAGAAGGATTAAGGATACAAGATGTCCTAGTAAGGATTGCGGTCTTACTCCTCATAAGAGATAAG ATAAAGAAGTCGGCACAAGTTCCCAGCACTCCCCTATTTAGTGATGATATTATGCACTGGTTGCCAGGATTGAGGTCTGGAAGATTATGGAAGGAAGATCATGACCTGTTACTTCTTCGTGCAGTACTAAA GCATGGTTATGGAAGATGGCAAGCTATTGTTGATGACAAGGAGTGGAGAGTTCAGGAGCTGATCTGCCAGGAGTTAAATCTTCCCTTCATAAACCTTCCTAACGCGGGATCGCAGCCACACGTTTCTGGAGTTGGTGGTTCTCTCGAACAAGCTGCTGGTGCTGGAGGTTCGCAAGCACAAGGCGGAAATGTTTCTAGTGCCGAAACGCCTCACAATATGAAGACAGCAGTTGGTGGAAATGGTTCAGGACCTGAAGTTACACAGGGAACCCCTGATGGCACCAACGGATCACAAACTTTTCAGGACCCTTCTGTTCTCTCTCATTTTAGAGAGATGCAAAGAAGACAGGTTGAGTTTATCAAGAAACGGGTGCTTCTTTTGGAGAAAGCACTTAACCTGGAATATCACAAAGTAGTTTCT GCTGATGAGAAATTGAGTGAGATTCCTGCTGAGCACCTAGAGACCGAGTCCAAAGTTGCCGACATAGCAGATCCAAATGTCAAGGAGAATAAATCGGAGTCGTCTGATTGTCTGCCCAAATTGAATGTAATCA AGAAAGGAGAAATTGAGGAGAAGAGCTCAAAGGTGGAAGATAAAGAAGTTTAA
- the LOC141672648 gene encoding CHD3-type chromatin-remodeling factor PICKLE isoform X2 yields the protein MMMVLEEDFVKAFKAHPRLRTRINNFQRQMSANNSDDEFVAIRPDWTTVDRIIASRGTDYEKEYLVKWKELSYDECSWEFESDISSFQPEIEKFKKIRSRYGKEAFRKKKIGREAAELKAKQKEFQQYEKSPEFLTGGSLHPYQLEGLNFLRFSYYKQTHVILADEMGLGKTIQSIAFLASLFEENISPHIVVAPLSTLRNWEREFATWAPQMNVVMYVGSSQARQVIREYEFYFPKKLKKSKKKKLNQTSAESKQARIKFDVLLTSYEMINLDSASLKPIKWECMIVDEGHRLKNKDSKLFLSLKQYSTRHRSLLTGTPLQNNLDELFMLMHFLDAGKFGSLEEFQEEFKDINQEEQISRLHKMLAPHLLRRVKKDVMKELPPKRELILRVDLSSKQKEYYKAILTRNYQLLTRRGGAQISLNNVVMELRKLCCHAFMLEGVEPQDTTEFNKQLFECSGKLHLLDKMMVKLKEQGHRVLIYTQFQHMLDLLEDYCNSKKWLYERIDGTVAGAERQIRIDRFNAKTSSRFCFLLSTRAGGLGINLATADTVIIYDSDWNPHADLQAMARAHRLGQTNKVMIFRLITRGTIEERMMQMTKKKMVLEHLVVGKLKTQNINQEELDDIIRYGSKELFADENDEHGKSRQIHYDDAAIDRLLDRDQVVDEEATLDEEEEDGFLKAFKVANFEYIDDTEAKSKEEAQIPETDNKATAISSERANYWEELLKDRFEEHKVEEFNAMGKGKRSRKQMVSVDDDDLAGLEDVSSDGEDDTYEVEPADDGTDGEVIVEAEAAPVRKPYKKKARVDSVPRPLMEGEGRSFRVLGFSPNQRTAFVQILMRFGVGEFDWAEFTPRLKQKTFEEIDAYGKLFLAHIAEDITESPTFSDGVPKEGLRIQDVLVRIAVLLLIRDKIKKSAQVPSTPLFSDDIMHWLPGLRSGRLWKEDHDLLLLRAVLKHGYGRWQAIVDDKEWRVQELICQELNLPFINLPNAGSQPHVSGVGGSLEQAAGAGGSQAQGGNVSSAETPHNMKTAVGGNGSGPEVTQGTPDGTNGSQTFQDPSVLSHFREMQRRQVEFIKKRVLLLEKALNLEYHKVVSADEKLSEIPAEHLETESKVADIADPNVKENKSESSDCLPKLNVIKKGEIEEKSSKVEDKEV from the exons ATGATGAT GGTACTTGAAGAAGATTTTGTAAAAGCTTTCAAGGCACATCCTCGTTTGAGAACCAGAATTAACAACTTTCAGCGTCAAATGTCAGCAAATAATTCTGATGATGAGTTCGTGGCAATTAGACCGGATTGGACTACTGTTGATCGAATAATTGCTTCCAG AGGCACCGATTATGAGAAGGAATACCTAGTGAAATGGAAGGAACTATCTTATGATGAATGCTCATGGGAGTTTGAGTCAGATATCTCCTCATTCCAGCCAGAAATTGAAAAGTTTAAAAAGATAAGGTCTCGATATGGGAAAGAAGCTTTTAGAAAGAAAAAGATAGGCCGTGAAGCAGCAGAACTGAAAGCAAAGCAGAAAGAGTTTCAACAATATGAAAAGAGTCCTGAATTTCTTACTGGTG GTTCCCTGCACCCGTATCAGCTGGAAGGATTAAATTTTTTACGATTCTCTTACTACAAACAAACTCATGTGATATTAGCAGACGAGATGGGACTTG GGAAAACGATACAAAGTATTGCATTCTTAGCTTCTCTGTTTGAGGAAAATATATCTCCGCATATAGTAGTGGCACCCCTATCTACACTGCGGAACTGGGAACGTGAATTTGCCACATGGGCTCCCCAAATGAATGTT GTAATGTATGTTGGCTCTTCACAAGCTCGTCAAGTTATTCGGGAATATGAGTTTTACTTTCCTAAAAAACTTAAAAAGAGCAAGAAAAAGAAGTTAAATCAAACTTCAGCTGAAAGTAAGCAAGCAAGGATAAAATTTGATGTACTTTTGACATCATACGAAATGATCAACCTAGATAGTGCATCACTGAAACCAATAAAATGGGAGTGCATG ATCGTTGATGAAGGTCACCGTCTTAAGAACAAGGACTCAAAATTGTTTCTTTCATTGAAGCAATACTCTACGAGACATCGTTCTCTTTTGACAGGAACTCCTCTTCAG AACAATTTGGATGAACTTTTTATGCTTATGCATTTCCTTGATGCTGGAAAG TTTGGAAGTCTTGAGGAGTTTCAAGAGGAGTTTAAGGATATCAATCAAGAAGAGCAGATATCAAGGCTTCACAAGATGTTGGCACCTCATTTACTTAGAA GGGTAAAGAAAGATGTTATGAAGGAGCTACCACCTAAGAGGGAGCTCATTCTTCGTGTTGATTTGAGTAGCAAGCAGAAGGAATATTACAAGGCAATTTTGACACGGAACTATCAGCTACTGACTCGTCGGGGTGGAGCCCAG ATATCTTTGAATAACGTGGTAATGGAACTGCGGAAGCTTTGTTGTCATGCATTTATGTTAGAAGGAGTTGAACCGCAGGATACCACTGAATTTAACAA ACAGCTGTTTGAATGCTCTGGGAAATTACATCTTTTGGACAAAATGATGgttaaattaaaagaacaaggACATAGGGTTTTAATTTATACGCAGTTTCAGCATATGCTAGATTTACTTGAAGATTACTGTAACTCAAAG AAATGGCTATACGAAAGAATTGATGGAACTGTTGCTGGGGCTGAGAGGCAAATTCGAATTGATAGGTTTAATGCCAAAACTTCCTCCAGATTTTGTTTTCTGCTATCTACTAGAGCTGGGGGTTTGGGGATAAACCTTGCAACGGCTGATACGGTCATTATATATGACAG TGACTGGAATCCTCATGCTGATCTACAAGCAATGGCTAGAGCTCATAGGCTTGGTCAGACAAACAAG GTAATGATTTTTAGGCTTATTACTAGAGGAACAATTGAAGAAAGGATGATGCAAATGACGAAGAAAAAAATGGTTCTAGAGCATCTAGTTGTTGGCAAGCTCAAGACACAAAATATAAACCAG GAAGAACTGGATGACATAATAAGGTATGGGTCAAAGGAACTGTTTGCTGATGAGAATGATGAGCATGGAAAATCGCGACAAATTCATTATGATGATGCTGCGATTGATAG ATTACTTGATCGTGATCAAGTTGTTGATGAAGAAGCCACTTTGGATGAAGAAGAAGAGGATGGGTTTTTGAAGGCATTTAAG GTTGCAAATTTTGAGTACATAGATGATACAGAAGCTAAATCAAAAGAGGAAGCTCAAATTCCTGAAACAGACAATAAAGCCACTGCAATCAGTTCTGAAAGAGCAAATTACTGGGAGGAGCTGTTGAAAGATAGATTTGAAGAGCACAAAGTTGAAGAGTTTAACGCCATGGGAAAAGGAAAGAGAAGTCGCAAGCAA ATGGTCTCTGTCGATGACGATGACCTTGCTGGACTGGAAGATGTGAGTTCTGATGGCGAAGATGATACCTATGAAGTTGAACCTGCCGATGATGGAACTGATGGTGAggtgatagttgaagctgaagCTGCTCCAGTTAGAAAGCCATACAAGAAGAAAGCGCGGG TTGATAGTGTACCTCGTCCCCTTATGGAAGGAGAAGGAAGATCTTTTAGAGTTCTTGGATTTAGTCCAAATCAAAGGACTGCATTTGTTCAAATTCTAATGAG ATTTGGGGTCGGAGAGTTCGATTGGGCAGAATTTACACCGCGACTGAAACAGAAGACGTTTGAAGAAATTGATGC TTATGGGAAACTTTTCTTAGCGCACATTGCAGAGGATATTACCGAGTCTCCTACGTTTTCTG ACGGTGTTCCAAAAGAAGGATTAAGGATACAAGATGTCCTAGTAAGGATTGCGGTCTTACTCCTCATAAGAGATAAG ATAAAGAAGTCGGCACAAGTTCCCAGCACTCCCCTATTTAGTGATGATATTATGCACTGGTTGCCAGGATTGAGGTCTGGAAGATTATGGAAGGAAGATCATGACCTGTTACTTCTTCGTGCAGTACTAAA GCATGGTTATGGAAGATGGCAAGCTATTGTTGATGACAAGGAGTGGAGAGTTCAGGAGCTGATCTGCCAGGAGTTAAATCTTCCCTTCATAAACCTTCCTAACGCGGGATCGCAGCCACACGTTTCTGGAGTTGGTGGTTCTCTCGAACAAGCTGCTGGTGCTGGAGGTTCGCAAGCACAAGGCGGAAATGTTTCTAGTGCCGAAACGCCTCACAATATGAAGACAGCAGTTGGTGGAAATGGTTCAGGACCTGAAGTTACACAGGGAACCCCTGATGGCACCAACGGATCACAAACTTTTCAGGACCCTTCTGTTCTCTCTCATTTTAGAGAGATGCAAAGAAGACAGGTTGAGTTTATCAAGAAACGGGTGCTTCTTTTGGAGAAAGCACTTAACCTGGAATATCACAAAGTAGTTTCT GCTGATGAGAAATTGAGTGAGATTCCTGCTGAGCACCTAGAGACCGAGTCCAAAGTTGCCGACATAGCAGATCCAAATGTCAAGGAGAATAAATCGGAGTCGTCTGATTGTCTGCCCAAATTGAATGTAATCA AGAAAGGAGAAATTGAGGAGAAGAGCTCAAAGGTGGAAGATAAAGAAGTTTAA